In the Mycolicibacterium thermoresistibile genome, one interval contains:
- the mbtM gene encoding long-chain-fatty acid--ACP ligase MbtM, whose protein sequence is MTVLAQALADALTTAGADLVVLDQETRSWSRHPWPEVYVRAENVADRVLADEATAVGLVGEPTVELISAIIGALLAGAAVSVLPGPVRGADPRQWAQGTLKRFTGIGVRTVFSHGAQLELLRGVDDASGAPAIHDVSTVAHDRRSTTLLPPSEPNGIAILQGTAGSTGTPRTAALPAEAVLANLRGLTTRTSVTTDDVGCSWLPLYHDMGLSFLLSGALVGAELWQAPTTAFAASPFSWLHWLTASRATMTAAPNMAYGLIGKYSRRVTDVDLGRLRFALNGGEPVDCDATTRFATEMARFGFDAAALCPSYGLAESTCAVTVPIPGAGLQIDEVEVVTEAGTATRRHAVLGEAIPGMQVRIAPRPDQQVGITGREVGEVQIRGSSMMSGYLGEPPIDREAWFPTGDLGYFVDGGLVVCGRAKEMITVAGRNVFPTEIEQVAGQVPGVREGAVVAVGTNENSVRPGLVIVAEYRGRDEAGARSQVVQRVASECGVVPTDVLLRPPGSLPRTSSGKLRRLEVKRNLEGVGR, encoded by the coding sequence GTGACGGTCCTGGCACAGGCGCTGGCCGACGCGCTCACCACGGCCGGCGCCGATCTGGTGGTGCTCGACCAGGAGACCCGGTCCTGGAGCCGCCATCCGTGGCCGGAGGTTTACGTCCGCGCCGAGAACGTCGCCGACCGGGTCCTGGCCGACGAGGCGACCGCGGTCGGGCTGGTGGGTGAACCGACCGTCGAGCTCATCTCGGCGATCATCGGCGCCCTGCTCGCCGGCGCGGCGGTGTCGGTTCTGCCCGGCCCGGTCCGGGGCGCCGACCCCCGGCAGTGGGCGCAGGGAACGCTGAAGCGGTTCACCGGCATCGGGGTGCGCACCGTGTTCAGCCACGGCGCCCAGCTCGAACTCCTCCGCGGCGTGGACGACGCGTCGGGCGCCCCGGCGATCCATGATGTTTCGACGGTCGCCCACGACCGGCGGTCCACCACGCTGCTGCCGCCGTCGGAACCGAACGGCATCGCGATCCTGCAGGGGACGGCCGGTTCGACCGGCACCCCACGCACGGCGGCGCTTCCGGCCGAGGCGGTGCTGGCGAACCTGCGCGGTCTGACCACCCGGACCTCGGTGACCACCGACGACGTCGGTTGTTCGTGGCTGCCGCTCTACCACGACATGGGTTTGAGCTTCCTGCTCAGCGGTGCGCTGGTGGGCGCCGAGCTGTGGCAGGCGCCGACGACGGCGTTCGCGGCCTCGCCGTTCAGCTGGCTGCACTGGCTCACCGCCAGCCGGGCCACGATGACCGCCGCGCCGAACATGGCCTACGGGCTGATCGGCAAATACTCCCGCCGCGTCACCGATGTCGACCTGGGCCGGCTGCGGTTCGCGCTGAACGGCGGTGAACCGGTCGACTGCGACGCCACCACCCGGTTCGCCACCGAGATGGCCCGATTCGGCTTCGACGCCGCCGCGCTGTGCCCGTCGTACGGGCTCGCGGAATCGACGTGCGCGGTGACCGTTCCGATCCCGGGTGCGGGCCTGCAGATCGACGAGGTCGAGGTCGTCACCGAGGCGGGCACCGCCACCCGCCGGCACGCCGTCCTCGGTGAGGCGATCCCCGGCATGCAGGTCCGGATCGCCCCCCGCCCCGATCAGCAGGTGGGCATCACCGGCCGGGAGGTCGGCGAGGTGCAGATCCGCGGCTCGTCGATGATGTCGGGTTATCTGGGAGAGCCACCCATCGACCGCGAGGCCTGGTTCCCCACCGGTGATCTCGGCTACTTCGTCGACGGCGGGCTGGTGGTGTGCGGCCGGGCCAAGGAGATGATCACCGTCGCCGGCCGCAACGTCTTCCCGACCGAGATCGAGCAGGTCGCCGGGCAGGTTCCCGGGGTCCGCGAAGGCGCGGTGGTGGCGGTCGGAACCAACGAGAACTCGGTGCGGCCCGGCCTGGTCATCGTCGCCGAATACCGCGGCCGCGACGAGGCCGGCGCCCGCAGCCAGGTCGTGCAACGGGTCGCGTCGGAATGCGGTGTGGTGCCCACCGATGTGCTGCTGCGGCCGCCGGGGTCGCTGCCCCGCACCTCCTCCGGCAAGCTGCGCCGCCTCGAGGTCAAACGCAACCTGGAAGGGGTGGGACGATGA
- a CDS encoding acyl carrier protein, producing MEPTTAEAVSTALLEILRDDMNVDVRRVTRDSRLIDDVGLDSVAFAVGMVAIEDKLGVVLTEEDLLSCDTVGELEAAILAKVPAAQSRP from the coding sequence ATGGAGCCGACTACCGCCGAAGCCGTCAGCACCGCCCTCCTGGAGATCTTGCGCGACGACATGAACGTCGACGTCCGCCGGGTCACCCGCGACTCTCGGCTCATCGACGACGTCGGCCTGGACTCGGTGGCGTTCGCGGTCGGAATGGTCGCCATCGAGGACAAGCTGGGCGTGGTGCTCACCGAGGAGGATCTGCTCAGCTGCGACACCGTCGGCGAGCTGGAGGCCGCCATCCTGGCGAAGGTGCCGGCGGCTCAGAGCCGGCCGTGA
- a CDS encoding lytic transglycosylase domain-containing protein: MTESQRLPSRLTLLVAALLIALAGCAAPPRDAAPQSSGEPEPAAQPPAPESDPAHRPLAGDPVRLADDLVADERVLRDPSAPEAVLAAAARRQQPAYRLLARHPEWDPIARSRIPEQLLGVYDRNIDARRQLEAMSDGRGKPTLPAWRIVAPPPPEELLGYYRKAEAEHGVGWSHLAAINLVETAFGRVDGVSTAGAQGPMQFLPSTFARYGDGGDIRSFHDSIMAAARYLAASGFARDRDRALWHYNNSPQYVRAVSQYAEAMADDPAAFGAYYRWEVYYNSSAGDVVLPVGYHAEAPIPVEEYLASNPEALAIRR; the protein is encoded by the coding sequence ATCACCGAATCGCAACGTCTTCCCAGCCGTCTCACGCTGCTCGTCGCCGCCCTGCTGATCGCCCTGGCCGGATGCGCGGCGCCGCCCCGGGACGCGGCGCCGCAGTCGAGCGGGGAACCCGAGCCGGCCGCCCAGCCGCCCGCGCCCGAGTCCGATCCGGCCCACCGGCCGCTGGCCGGCGATCCGGTCCGGCTCGCCGACGATCTGGTGGCCGATGAACGGGTGCTGCGCGACCCGTCGGCACCCGAGGCGGTGCTGGCAGCGGCGGCTCGACGCCAGCAGCCCGCCTACCGGCTGCTGGCCCGCCATCCGGAGTGGGATCCGATCGCCCGCTCCCGGATCCCGGAGCAGCTGCTGGGCGTCTACGACCGCAATATCGACGCCCGTCGCCAGCTGGAGGCGATGAGCGACGGGCGCGGGAAGCCCACCCTGCCGGCATGGCGCATCGTGGCGCCGCCGCCACCGGAGGAACTGCTCGGTTACTACCGCAAGGCGGAGGCCGAGCACGGTGTCGGTTGGAGTCATCTGGCGGCGATCAACCTCGTCGAGACGGCGTTCGGCCGGGTCGACGGGGTGAGCACCGCCGGCGCGCAGGGCCCCATGCAGTTCCTGCCGTCGACCTTCGCCCGGTACGGCGACGGCGGCGACATCCGGTCCTTCCACGACAGCATCATGGCGGCCGCGCGCTATCTGGCGGCCAGCGGTTTCGCCCGCGATCGCGACCGCGCGCTGTGGCACTACAACAACTCCCCCCAGTATGTGCGGGCCGTCAGCCAGTACGCCGAGGCGATGGCCGACGATCCCGCGGCGTTCGGCGCCTACTACCGCTGGGAGGTGTACTACAACTCGAGCGCCGGTGACGTGGTGCTGCCGGTCGGCTATCACGCCGAGGCGCCGATCCCGGTCGAGGAGTACCTGGCGAGCAACCCGGAGGCGCTGGCGATCAGGCGCTAG
- a CDS encoding 20S proteasome, A and B subunits has translation MTVVIALRCADGIVMGSDSQITDPGLGLTYQDQKLHPLGERAAWGGSGSRAALYDIEQTFAADAAAIVDADDVGRALQARVVPLLKHHYDHFIETVPAKDTGGATPATYVLAAGYSGDRPFIADIDPHGAVGRHEDTGFQAIGSGAPMAQLAHTMLANFRMSERGTDHGVLAVLRVLDSLAVSAPSVGGPMDVCRITPERACHLTPEDIEQARRDIERWKEREQRVLDDLFD, from the coding sequence ATGACGGTCGTCATCGCGCTCCGGTGCGCGGATGGAATCGTGATGGGTTCGGATTCCCAGATCACCGATCCCGGCCTGGGGCTGACCTACCAGGATCAGAAGCTGCATCCACTGGGTGAGCGGGCGGCCTGGGGCGGCAGCGGATCCCGCGCCGCCCTGTACGACATCGAGCAGACCTTCGCCGCGGACGCCGCGGCGATCGTCGACGCCGACGATGTCGGGCGGGCGCTGCAGGCCCGGGTGGTGCCGCTGCTCAAGCACCATTACGACCACTTCATCGAGACGGTTCCGGCCAAGGACACCGGCGGCGCCACCCCAGCCACCTATGTGCTGGCCGCCGGCTACAGCGGTGACCGTCCCTTCATCGCCGACATCGATCCGCACGGGGCGGTGGGCCGCCATGAGGACACCGGATTCCAGGCCATCGGCAGTGGTGCCCCGATGGCGCAGCTGGCCCACACGATGCTGGCCAACTTCCGGATGTCCGAGCGCGGCACCGATCACGGTGTGCTCGCGGTGCTGCGGGTGCTCGACTCACTGGCGGTGTCGGCGCCCAGCGTGGGCGGCCCGATGGACGTCTGCCGGATCACGCCCGAACGCGCCTGTCACCTCACCCCGGAGGACATCGAGCAGGCCCGCCGCGACATCGAGCGCTGGAAGGAACGTGAACAGCGCGTGCTGGACGACCTGTTCGATTAG
- the pgm gene encoding phosphoglucomutase (alpha-D-glucose-1,6-bisphosphate-dependent) encodes MAANPRAGQPAQPEDLIDVAAVVTAYYTRQPDPDDVAQQVVFGTSGHRGSSLDNAFNEAHILATTQAIVEYRRRQGITGPLFIGRDTHALSEPAWVSALEVLAANDVDVMIDAADRYTPTPAISHAILSHNRGGAPGGKADGIVVTPSHNPPRDGGFKYNPPHGGPADTDATSAIADRANQILRDGLRDVKRVPLARALQRAHRHDYLNAYVDDLPAVVDLHVIAAERIRIGADPLGGASVDYWDAIAERHNLDLTVVNPLVDATWRFMTLDGDGRIRMDCSSPHAMAGLIRSVTADRDRYQIATGNDADADRHGIVTPDGGLLNPNHYLAAAIDYLYTHRPDWPAATAVGKTVVSSSIIDRVVAGLGRTLVEVPVGFKWFVDGLLNGDIGFGGEESAGASFLRRDGSVWTTDKDGIILALLAAEMLAVTGETPSQRYRKLAERYGAPTYARIDAPADREQKARLARLSADQVTATELAGEPITAKLTTAPGNGAPLGGLKVTTENAWFAARPSGTEDVYKIYAESFRGPDHLAEVQDAARAVVNTVIA; translated from the coding sequence ATGGCGGCCAATCCCCGCGCCGGTCAGCCGGCGCAACCCGAAGACCTCATCGACGTAGCGGCGGTGGTGACCGCCTATTACACGCGGCAACCCGATCCGGACGACGTCGCCCAGCAGGTGGTGTTCGGCACGTCCGGGCATCGCGGGTCCAGCCTGGACAACGCCTTCAACGAGGCGCACATCCTGGCCACCACCCAGGCGATCGTGGAATACCGCCGCCGGCAGGGCATCACCGGGCCGCTGTTCATCGGACGCGACACCCACGCGCTGTCCGAACCGGCCTGGGTGTCGGCGCTGGAGGTGCTGGCCGCCAACGACGTGGACGTGATGATCGACGCCGCCGACCGGTACACCCCCACACCGGCGATCAGCCACGCGATCCTCAGCCACAACCGCGGCGGCGCGCCGGGCGGCAAGGCCGACGGCATCGTCGTCACCCCGTCGCACAATCCGCCCCGCGACGGCGGGTTCAAATACAACCCGCCGCACGGCGGCCCCGCCGACACCGACGCCACCAGCGCCATCGCCGACCGCGCGAACCAGATCCTGCGCGACGGACTCCGCGACGTGAAGCGGGTGCCGCTGGCCCGCGCGCTGCAACGCGCCCACCGTCACGACTACCTCAACGCCTACGTCGACGACCTGCCGGCCGTCGTCGACCTGCACGTGATCGCGGCGGAGAGGATCCGCATCGGCGCCGACCCGCTGGGCGGGGCCAGCGTCGACTACTGGGACGCCATCGCCGAACGGCACAACCTCGACCTCACCGTGGTCAATCCGCTGGTCGACGCCACCTGGCGGTTCATGACCCTCGACGGGGACGGCAGGATCCGGATGGACTGCAGCTCCCCGCACGCCATGGCCGGGCTGATCCGGTCGGTGACCGCCGACCGGGACAGGTATCAGATCGCCACCGGCAACGACGCCGACGCGGACCGGCACGGTATCGTCACCCCGGACGGCGGGCTGCTCAACCCGAACCACTACCTGGCGGCGGCGATCGACTACCTCTACACGCACCGGCCGGACTGGCCGGCCGCCACCGCGGTGGGCAAGACCGTGGTCAGTTCGTCGATCATCGACCGGGTGGTCGCCGGGCTCGGCCGCACCCTGGTCGAGGTGCCGGTCGGCTTCAAGTGGTTCGTCGACGGCCTGCTCAACGGGGACATCGGATTCGGCGGCGAGGAGAGCGCCGGCGCCTCCTTCCTGCGGCGCGACGGGTCGGTGTGGACCACCGACAAGGACGGCATCATCCTGGCCCTGCTGGCCGCCGAGATGCTCGCGGTGACCGGTGAGACACCGTCGCAGCGGTATCGGAAGCTGGCCGAGCGCTACGGTGCGCCGACCTACGCCCGCATCGACGCACCCGCCGACCGCGAGCAGAAGGCCCGGCTGGCCAGGCTGTCGGCGGATCAGGTCACCGCCACCGAACTGGCCGGCGAGCCGATCACCGCCAAACTGACCACCGCGCCCGGCAACGGGGCTCCGCTCGGCGGACTGAAGGTCACCACGGAGAACGCCTGGTTCGCCGCGCGGCCGTCGGGGACCGAGGACGTCTACAAGATCTACGCGGAGTCGTTCCGCGGTCCCGACCATCTGGCGGAGGTTCAGGACGCCGCCCGCGCGGTGGTGAACACGGTGATTGCGTGA
- a CDS encoding DUF1460 domain-containing protein: MPVGLGPAARLSRRRSLWPVLVLAFVAALAGAPAAVAAPAAQISGASAQRLGQLLEVRNATAAPARSEVLSRQFLGTPYGADTLIGSATEPERLVVELQRVDCFTYADYVEALKRADDRDSFLDSLVDVRYRDGVVAFANRKHFFTDWAAVRPAVATDVTAEVSGDAVTVTKNLNRKDSGGTYLPGLPVTTRVVTYIPGGRVDGDVVKRLRTGDYIGAYATDGGLDVTHVGIYVATPGGPVFRNASSLSSDNKVVDTPLLDYVKTVPGIVVLRPVR, from the coding sequence ATGCCTGTCGGACTCGGCCCGGCCGCGAGACTGTCCCGGCGACGGTCCCTGTGGCCGGTGCTGGTGCTGGCGTTCGTAGCCGCCCTCGCAGGCGCGCCGGCGGCGGTCGCGGCGCCGGCGGCGCAGATCTCCGGCGCCAGCGCCCAGCGGCTCGGTCAGCTGCTCGAGGTGCGCAACGCCACCGCTGCGCCGGCCCGGTCGGAGGTGTTGTCCCGGCAGTTCCTCGGCACCCCGTACGGGGCGGACACGCTCATCGGCTCGGCGACCGAACCCGAGCGGCTGGTCGTCGAACTGCAGCGGGTGGACTGCTTCACCTACGCCGACTACGTCGAGGCGCTCAAACGCGCCGACGATCGGGACAGCTTCCTCGACAGCCTGGTCGACGTCCGATACCGCGACGGGGTGGTCGCGTTCGCGAACCGCAAGCACTTCTTCACCGATTGGGCGGCGGTGCGGCCGGCGGTCGCCACCGACGTCACCGCCGAGGTCAGCGGTGATGCGGTGACGGTGACCAAGAACCTCAACCGCAAGGACTCCGGCGGCACCTACCTGCCCGGCCTGCCCGTCACCACCCGCGTGGTGACCTACATCCCCGGCGGTCGGGTGGACGGTGACGTGGTGAAGCGGCTGCGCACCGGCGACTACATCGGCGCCTACGCCACCGACGGCGGCCTCGACGTCACCCACGTCGGCATCTACGTCGCCACCCCCGGCGGGCCGGTGTTCCGCAACGCCTCATCGCTGAGCTCCGACAACAAGGTGGTCGACACCCCGCTGCTCGATTACGTCAAGACCGTGCCGGGCATCGTGGTGCTGCGCCCGGTGCGGTGA
- a CDS encoding DUF488 domain-containing protein, whose amino-acid sequence MSGGHRVQVVRVYEEPGPDEGQRVLVDRVWPRGFRKDDPRVGRWLRDVAPSTELRRWYGHIPQRFDEFRARFLEELDAPKAAAALAELRELAAAGPITLVTATRDVSGSHAAVLAHLLAER is encoded by the coding sequence GTGAGTGGAGGCCACCGCGTGCAGGTGGTGCGGGTCTACGAGGAGCCGGGCCCGGACGAGGGGCAGCGGGTGCTGGTGGACCGGGTGTGGCCGCGCGGATTCCGCAAGGACGATCCGCGGGTGGGGCGCTGGCTGCGCGATGTCGCCCCGTCGACCGAACTGCGGCGCTGGTACGGACACATCCCGCAGCGGTTCGACGAGTTCCGCGCCCGCTTCCTCGAGGAACTCGACGCCCCAAAGGCCGCCGCCGCGCTGGCCGAGCTGCGCGAGCTCGCCGCCGCCGGGCCGATCACCCTGGTCACCGCCACCCGTGACGTCTCCGGCAGCCACGCCGCCGTGCTGGCCCACCTGCTGGCCGAACGGTGA
- the mbtN gene encoding mycobactin biosynthesis acyl-ACP dehydrogenase MbtN, with translation MTAVSETSVDDYRDLLGRVFDERVTAWTAEAEETERFPRALIEYLGRSGVFAEKWQDHQLPDVAKLIELALALGRLGSAGIGVGVSLHDSAIAILRRFGRSDHLREIAEQAIRGEAVLCIGASEESGGSDLQIVETEVRSEGDGFRVRGTKKFVSLSPIADHIVVVARSVDHDPSSRHGNVMLIAVPTTQVEVQTPYRKVGAGPLDTAAVHIDTWVPGDALIARPGTGLAAISWGLAHERLSIAGQVAAGCQRVIGITLARMMKRRQFGSTLYEHQALRMRMADLQARTDMLRFALTGIATQGRLDLRTAAAIKVSAARLGEEVLSECMHIFGGSGYLVDETPLGRWWRDMKLARVGGGTDEVLWELVAAAMKPDYDGYQEIYGADG, from the coding sequence ATGACGGCCGTCTCGGAAACCTCCGTCGACGACTACCGCGACCTGCTCGGGCGGGTGTTCGACGAGCGGGTGACGGCGTGGACCGCGGAAGCCGAGGAGACCGAACGCTTCCCGCGTGCGCTGATCGAATACCTCGGCCGCAGCGGGGTTTTCGCCGAGAAATGGCAGGACCACCAGCTCCCCGACGTCGCCAAGCTGATCGAACTGGCGCTGGCGCTGGGCCGGCTCGGCTCCGCCGGTATCGGTGTCGGTGTCAGCCTGCATGATTCGGCGATCGCGATTCTGCGGCGGTTCGGCAGGTCGGATCATCTGCGGGAGATCGCCGAGCAGGCGATCCGCGGCGAGGCGGTGCTGTGCATCGGCGCCTCCGAGGAGTCCGGCGGCTCGGACCTGCAGATCGTCGAAACCGAAGTGCGTTCGGAAGGCGACGGTTTCCGGGTCCGCGGGACCAAGAAGTTCGTCTCGTTGTCCCCGATCGCCGACCACATCGTGGTGGTGGCGCGCAGCGTCGACCACGATCCGTCCAGCCGGCACGGCAATGTCATGCTGATCGCGGTGCCCACCACGCAGGTCGAGGTGCAGACCCCGTACCGCAAGGTCGGCGCCGGCCCGCTGGACACCGCCGCCGTGCACATCGACACCTGGGTGCCCGGCGACGCGCTGATCGCCCGGCCGGGCACCGGCCTCGCCGCGATCTCGTGGGGCCTGGCGCACGAACGGTTGTCGATCGCCGGCCAGGTGGCCGCGGGTTGCCAGCGGGTCATCGGAATCACGTTGGCCCGCATGATGAAACGCCGCCAGTTCGGCAGCACACTGTATGAGCATCAGGCGTTGCGGATGCGGATGGCCGACCTGCAGGCACGGACCGACATGCTGAGGTTCGCCCTGACCGGCATCGCCACCCAGGGCCGGCTGGACTTGCGGACCGCGGCGGCCATCAAGGTGTCGGCGGCGCGCCTCGGTGAAGAGGTGCTCTCGGAGTGCATGCACATCTTCGGCGGCTCAGGGTATCTGGTCGATGAGACACCGCTGGGCCGGTGGTGGCGGGACATGAAGCTGGCCCGTGTCGGCGGCGGCACCGACGAGGTGCTGTGGGAGCTGGTGGCCGCCGCGATGAAACCGGATTACGACGGCTATCAGGAGATCTACGGCGCCGACGGCTGA
- a CDS encoding GNAT family N-acetyltransferase encodes MTETSEAPEKILKRELTTVSDAVRAVPAPPTPVLAEPYAFRLVDPDRDAELVSAWMNMPHLVEAWEYAWPPDRWRRYLQAQLDGEYSRPFIGSFRGREVGYVELYRAAKDSIATRYDADPYDIGLHAAIADVRMVNRGIAPILLPRVVASVFDLDPRCRRIMFDPDHRNSAARRLCEFAGCEFLGEHDMPNRRMALYALHRPEST; translated from the coding sequence ATGACCGAGACCAGCGAGGCGCCCGAGAAGATCCTCAAGCGGGAGCTCACCACCGTGTCCGACGCCGTCCGTGCGGTTCCGGCCCCGCCGACCCCGGTGCTGGCCGAACCGTACGCGTTCCGGCTCGTCGACCCGGACCGGGATGCGGAGTTGGTGTCGGCCTGGATGAACATGCCGCACCTGGTCGAGGCGTGGGAGTATGCCTGGCCGCCGGACCGGTGGCGGCGCTACCTGCAGGCGCAACTCGACGGTGAGTACTCGCGTCCGTTCATCGGCAGTTTCCGGGGCCGTGAGGTCGGCTACGTCGAGTTATACCGGGCGGCAAAGGATTCCATCGCCACCCGGTACGACGCGGACCCCTACGACATCGGGTTGCACGCCGCCATCGCCGATGTGCGCATGGTCAACCGGGGGATCGCGCCGATCCTGCTGCCGCGGGTGGTGGCGAGCGTGTTCGACCTGGATCCGCGGTGCCGACGCATCATGTTCGACCCGGACCACCGCAACAGTGCGGCGCGGCGGCTGTGCGAATTCGCCGGCTGCGAATTCCTCGGCGAACACGACATGCCGAACCGCCGGATGGCGCTGTACGCGCTGCACCGGCCCGAGTCGACCTGA
- the crcB gene encoding fluoride efflux transporter CrcB — MTSLGVWAGVAVLGGLGAVLRYLVDRTVSRRSPTRLPAGIFVVNITGALALGLLAGAAVSPRTALLAGAALLGSYTTFSTWMLDTVELAERRPRRRAVLDTVVNIVAGVVAGLGAAAVGYRVGSML; from the coding sequence ATGACGTCGCTCGGGGTGTGGGCGGGCGTGGCGGTGCTCGGCGGTTTGGGCGCGGTGCTGCGGTATCTGGTCGACCGGACGGTGTCGCGCCGGTCCCCGACGCGGCTCCCGGCAGGCATCTTCGTGGTGAACATCACCGGCGCGTTGGCGTTGGGGCTGCTGGCCGGCGCGGCGGTGAGCCCGCGGACGGCGCTGCTCGCCGGCGCCGCGCTGCTGGGGTCTTACACCACCTTCTCCACCTGGATGCTCGACACCGTCGAGTTGGCCGAGCGCCGGCCGCGGCGGCGCGCGGTCCTCGACACGGTGGTCAACATCGTGGCGGGTGTGGTGGCCGGGCTCGGTGCGGCCGCGGTCGGCTACCGGGTCGGGTCGATGCTGTGA
- the crcB gene encoding fluoride efflux transporter CrcB, with translation MAVTDARVLAAVFVGGAAGTVARVLLAESAPAHGSGWPWATFVANVLGAAVLGFVAARFPPARPGSRYRRALLGTGLCGGLTTFSTVQVEVLAMVDAGRLGLAAGYVGAGVAAGVTAVCAGRALGRRVRRR, from the coding sequence ATGGCTGTCACCGACGCGCGGGTGTTGGCGGCGGTGTTCGTCGGCGGGGCGGCGGGCACCGTCGCCAGGGTGCTGCTCGCCGAATCCGCGCCGGCGCACGGGTCCGGGTGGCCGTGGGCGACGTTCGTGGCCAATGTCCTGGGCGCCGCCGTGCTGGGTTTCGTCGCCGCCCGGTTTCCGCCCGCCCGGCCCGGATCGCGGTACCGCCGGGCGCTGCTGGGCACCGGATTGTGCGGCGGGCTGACCACCTTCTCGACCGTGCAGGTGGAGGTGCTCGCGATGGTCGACGCCGGCCGCCTGGGGTTGGCCGCCGGATACGTCGGCGCCGGGGTCGCGGCGGGTGTGACGGCGGTGTGCGCCGGGCGCGCTCTCGGCCGACGGGTGCGCCGGCGATGA
- a CDS encoding MFS transporter produces MGLPREVWLLVSANVVVALGYGVVAPVLPQYARHFGVSISAATFVITAFAVMRLVGAPPAGWFVQRLGERRVYISGLLIVALSTGACAFAQTYWQLLLFRSLGGLGSAMFTVSSLGLMIRIAPPDARGRVAGLFASGFLFGSVGGPVLGSLTAGFGLAAPFLIYGAALLVAAGVVFFSLRNSTLAAPAPEDENRVSVRTVLRHGAYRAALFSNFATGWASFGLRIALVPLFVVEALGHGAGAAGVALAAFAVGNISVVIPSGHLSDRLGRRKLVIAGLIVSAVATALVGFTDSLPLFLVAAYIAGAATGIFVAPQQAAVADVVGNKSRGGTAVATFQMMADFGSIIGSLIVGQIAEHASFGWAFVISGAILAMAAVGWVLAPETRPRRSTEHTEARPLGPEAGGEVP; encoded by the coding sequence ATGGGGCTGCCCCGCGAGGTATGGCTGCTGGTGTCGGCCAACGTCGTGGTGGCGCTGGGCTACGGCGTGGTCGCCCCCGTGCTGCCGCAGTACGCCCGCCACTTCGGGGTCAGCATCAGCGCCGCGACCTTCGTCATCACCGCGTTCGCGGTCATGCGGCTGGTCGGGGCGCCGCCCGCCGGATGGTTCGTCCAGCGGCTGGGGGAGCGGCGCGTCTACATCAGCGGTCTGCTGATCGTCGCGCTGTCCACCGGCGCCTGCGCGTTCGCCCAGACCTACTGGCAGCTGCTGCTGTTCCGGTCGCTGGGCGGATTGGGCTCGGCCATGTTCACGGTGTCCTCGCTGGGTCTGATGATCCGGATCGCCCCGCCGGACGCGCGGGGCCGGGTGGCCGGACTGTTCGCCTCCGGGTTCCTGTTCGGCTCGGTCGGCGGGCCGGTGCTGGGCAGCCTGACGGCCGGATTCGGGCTGGCGGCGCCGTTCCTGATCTACGGCGCGGCCCTGCTCGTCGCCGCGGGGGTGGTGTTCTTCAGCCTGCGGAACTCCACCCTGGCCGCGCCCGCGCCCGAGGACGAGAACCGGGTGTCGGTGCGCACCGTGCTGCGGCACGGCGCGTACCGGGCGGCGCTGTTCTCCAACTTCGCGACCGGCTGGGCGTCGTTCGGGCTGCGGATCGCGCTGGTCCCGCTGTTCGTCGTCGAGGCGCTGGGCCACGGCGCCGGCGCCGCCGGGGTGGCGCTCGCGGCGTTCGCGGTCGGCAACATCTCGGTGGTGATCCCCAGCGGTCATCTGTCCGACCGGCTGGGCCGGCGCAAGCTCGTCATCGCCGGCCTGATCGTGTCCGCGGTGGCGACCGCCCTGGTCGGCTTCACCGACTCGCTGCCGCTGTTCCTCGTCGCCGCCTACATCGCGGGCGCGGCCACCGGCATCTTCGTCGCCCCGCAGCAGGCCGCGGTCGCCGATGTGGTGGGCAACAAGTCCCGCGGCGGCACCGCGGTCGCGACGTTCCAGATGATGGCCGACTTCGGTTCGATCATCGGATCGCTGATCGTCGGCCAGATCGCGGAACACGCATCGTTCGGTTGGGCGTTTGTCATCAGTGGGGCGATCCTCGCGATGGCCGCGGTGGGCTGGGTGCTGGCGCCCGAGACCCGGCCGCGCCGGTCCACCGAGCACACCGAGGCCCGGCCGCTCGGTCCGGAGGCCGGCGGCGAGGTGCCCTGA